The following proteins are encoded in a genomic region of Chryseobacterium cucumeris:
- a CDS encoding alpha/beta fold hydrolase, translating into MPNLILLHGALGHSDIFKPYLNVLSSYFTVHTPLFSGHGDLKLPEDGLNIKKYVEELSEYCKVNHLTDVSIFGHSMGGYVALCYAMENPDNVNSVITLGTKFDWTEEQALKESKMLNPDVILEKIPQYAQLLESQHGTKWKQLLPGIADLMIDLGKNPPLENNFATITTPVQIMVGDKDNMVTLEESSRVYRSLPNAKLAVLPDTKHPMDKVRPDLLLNLIKDFWNLS; encoded by the coding sequence ATGCCCAATCTGATTTTACTGCACGGAGCTTTAGGTCACAGCGACATTTTTAAACCTTACCTGAATGTCCTGTCATCCTATTTTACAGTTCATACTCCTCTTTTTTCAGGACATGGAGACCTGAAACTTCCTGAAGACGGCCTCAATATTAAAAAGTATGTCGAGGAATTATCCGAGTATTGTAAAGTGAACCATCTGACAGACGTATCTATTTTCGGGCACAGTATGGGTGGTTATGTCGCACTTTGCTACGCAATGGAAAATCCTGACAATGTAAATTCTGTTATAACACTGGGCACAAAGTTCGACTGGACTGAAGAACAGGCTTTAAAAGAAAGTAAGATGCTTAATCCGGATGTTATTCTTGAAAAAATTCCGCAGTATGCCCAGCTTTTAGAATCACAGCACGGAACAAAGTGGAAACAGCTTCTTCCTGGTATTGCTGATTTAATGATTGATTTAGGTAAAAATCCGCCTCTGGAAAATAATTTTGCTACGATTACCACTCCCGTTCAAATCATGGTGGGTGATAAAGATAATATGGTAACGCTGGAAGAGAGTTCAAGGGTTTACAGAAGCCTTCCAAATGCAAAACTGGCCGTACTTCCGGATACAAAGCATCCTATGGATAAAGTACGACCTGATTTATTATTGAACTTAATAAAAGATTTCTGGAATCTTTCTTAA
- the upp gene encoding uracil phosphoribosyltransferase produces the protein MLTILSQHFSLVNEWINELRNVTIQHDRMRFRRNMERIGEIAAFEISKGLEYREVEIQTPLDTIKSREIAVQPVITTILRAGVPLFEGILNYLDRADCGFVAAYRKHDANDYFSIKQDYLTCPSIEGRPLIVADPMLATGASLIEAIKDLLTNGNPTQLHIVAAIASKQGVETVQNAYPEAHIWVGAIDEHLTSKGYITPGLGDAGDLSYGEKLQR, from the coding sequence ATGCTTACTATTTTATCGCAACACTTTTCTCTTGTCAACGAATGGATTAACGAACTTAGAAACGTTACAATCCAGCATGACCGAATGAGATTCAGAAGAAATATGGAAAGAATCGGGGAGATTGCCGCTTTTGAAATCAGTAAAGGACTGGAGTACAGAGAAGTTGAAATTCAAACTCCTTTAGATACAATAAAAAGCAGGGAAATAGCCGTGCAGCCGGTTATTACAACCATCTTAAGAGCAGGTGTTCCGTTATTCGAAGGAATCCTGAACTATTTAGACAGAGCAGACTGCGGTTTTGTGGCAGCTTACAGAAAACATGATGCCAACGATTATTTCTCAATCAAACAGGATTATCTTACGTGCCCAAGCATTGAAGGCAGACCCCTTATTGTAGCTGATCCTATGCTTGCAACTGGTGCTTCTCTTATTGAAGCCATCAAAGATTTGCTGACCAACGGAAATCCAACCCAGCTTCATATTGTTGCAGCCATTGCATCGAAACAGGGAGTTGAAACTGTTCAGAATGCATATCCTGAAGCTCATATCTGGGTAGGAGCAATTGATGAACACTTAACTTCAAAAGGGTATATCACACCAGGATTGGGAGATGCCGGAGATTTGAGCTACGGAGAAAAACTTCAGCGATAA
- a CDS encoding ComF family protein — MILDILFPNRCIHCSRIIDPELLVCDLCFSQIHFTHYNYFENNPIKEKCSLFFPVENAFALIQFEKEGLSRQIIHDLKYRSREKAGKILADWTAERLDFKDNFPDLLVSVPLHPKKLKKRGYNQLHLFTETLSSFYNIPFDHNLIKRNHYSKAQALKDKKHRLETVNTFSTTKPVTGKHILLIDDVFTTGNTVSSVAWEILNAGDNKVSVLVMAEDV, encoded by the coding sequence ATGATATTAGATATATTGTTTCCTAACCGCTGCATCCACTGCAGCAGAATCATTGATCCTGAACTTTTGGTTTGTGATCTTTGTTTCAGTCAGATTCACTTTACCCATTACAATTATTTTGAAAATAATCCGATTAAGGAAAAATGCAGTTTATTTTTTCCGGTTGAAAACGCATTCGCTTTAATACAGTTTGAAAAGGAAGGTTTAAGCCGTCAGATTATTCACGATCTGAAATATAGAAGCAGGGAAAAAGCAGGAAAAATCTTAGCCGATTGGACAGCAGAACGACTTGATTTCAAAGATAATTTCCCTGACCTTTTAGTAAGTGTACCGCTTCATCCAAAGAAACTGAAGAAAAGGGGATATAACCAGCTGCATTTATTTACTGAAACTTTATCTTCGTTTTATAACATTCCTTTTGATCATAATTTAATTAAACGAAATCATTATTCTAAAGCACAGGCCTTAAAAGACAAGAAACACAGACTGGAAACTGTCAATACATTCTCCACAACCAAGCCTGTTACCGGAAAACATATTCTTTTGATTGATGATGTTTTCACGACAGGAAATACGGTTTCATCAGTGGCGTGGGAGATTTTAAATGCAGGAGATAATAAAGTAAGTGTTTTGGTGATGGCTGAGGATGTTTGA